AACTATGAATATAGATGAGATATTAGAGGCCATAAACTTCATTGTCTAGTAGCAAACATCAACCCATCTTGATTGTATTGTAGTTGACAATTCTAGTTGTATTGCATAGAAAGGGTCCAATGCATAGGTGTAGTAATTTTGTTGTTTTCCACAAGAGTCTAACATCAACCCATCTTATTAGTTATCAAGATGACATTGCATGACTTGTGATTATCACTTTTTTGTAGAAAGTACAAaccctttttgttcttttttgaTTATTTATGAGAGTGTTCGACACGAAACGTGTAAAGTGATAACAACATGTGTCCACAGTCCACACAACCTTTCTTTGGGTAAGTTTACAACAAGCGTATATGTTATCGTTAGACCTGTTATTTTTAAATTATGAAACTTCAAAACGTTATTGTGAAATTGTGTTCCTTGAAGGATAGTTGAATCCAGTGGCGGAACCAATGTACAAGGAGGGGTAGCCCGGGCTACCCCTCAACTCTCttttcgtagtgtaaaaatacccttCAACTTCCTCTACCTAGTGTaaattttttatctttttatacaAATGATGCCTCTAACCCCctaaaaaaaattgggataccctTGAATTTTTAGGCTAGCTCCGCCACTGGTTGAATCACCTGGATCACTAAAGTTTTCTTTATCAGGTTGTATCAGGTCACCaaattttttatattatttatgaAAATCATAACATTCATTTCCTTAGTTTGTTGGAACTTTATGATTATGCAACAATAATTTCACTCATATAATAGTGTGACACACGAATACGTTTCATGTATACACTTTTACACACAAATCTTTTAATAGctcgctttctttctctcttACATGGTCCGCTTTCTTTCTATGTtacacccccccccacccccaataCAGACCAAAAGCATTCACGTCATGTGCAAAAGAGAGAAGATACAACCCAAAGAAAATAGGTGGCTAGCACATGCGTAACTTCATGACTTGAAATTAATAATTGCAGTCTTAATGTTTTCCATCTTTAACCGCGCCAACAATTAATTTCATTCTATAATAACATGTACACGAATTTATAtctaggcaaaagatcaaatacaaataatcttaacatactaaacatacaaattgaaggaaaacccaaaaagacaaggtggcatttttgtaattaccaccaactaacattttttattaaaaaatcgctacatttcgttagcaaaaaaaaaaaaaaaatttttttttttttgctgctactaaaagtagcgattttttaataaaaaatgttaaaaaaaataaaataaaataatttgtgtgtttttttatttttttagatttttttaggttttttggggggtttagtttttagcattttagcttgggtggggggggggggggttaggtttttttaggtttttgggggtggggggtggggggtttaggtttttttttgggggtggggggagtggttaggtttttttaggtatatttgtagagtaactttgatagttattgataattacaaaaatgccaccttgtctttttgagttttccttcaatttgtatgtttaacatgttaagattatttgtacaagaactttaccctttATATCTAATACTTAATGACTATTTACGTCACATGTCGGAGTAATTTGATCACTAGATTTTTCTCCGTTTCTTTTATTTTACCCTTtcatttttaatattattattattattttattaagtgTATCTTATCTCAAATATTGTAATATATAATCACTAAATTTTCATTACTAACTATTTAACATTTTATGTATTCAACTTGTGTAATACACGAGTTCGAACATGGGTGAGAGTtagctacaaagtccatttttcctacaaagtgtaaaaagtgataaaacacactcaaaacccacaaataacaaagtgaagattaatAAAATGCCATATATGTGGGTTttatgttgtgttttggatgataagactTTGCTTATTAAATGACTAACGttaatgtgttttatgttgattatatcatgttgtgttttatatttatagttctacgatggtgtgtttgaagtttttatggactgttagggtttggatattgtgttttagtgatcttcactctgttatttgtgggttttgagtgtgtttttatagctgaaattgtggtattttatgactttgtacactttatAGGAAAactggactttgtagccgaaccccacccgtTCGAACATAACCGAATAGTAATAATATGCAATTGTACACGTGATAGAAAATCACATATCACATTAGCTTAGGGCTGTTTTGTAGCCTCTTAATATCTGAATCAGTTAGCATTGTGTTTGGTTCATCGGAAAAGACAACTCTGAAACACATAATAAACATTTACCCATTAAGTTTCAAAATGATGTTGAGTAAAAGTTTTACTCATTTGGCCCTTTACCTGTGTTCATAACCCTCACCCGACCACTCAGTCACTCACGCACCATCTCCTCGACCCATCACCAACTACCGCCACATCGGCGACTCTTACTGGCTTATCACTTAGTGATTAAGAGTAGTTTACCCTATCAAACCTCTTGCTGGCTTAGCATTTTCTTGACACAGATGTTACCAAACAACCCttttaagggcatgtttggctaagcttattagagttaaaaaggacttttgagaaaatgactttttgaaaaggagtttttaaaaaaagtgtttggattagcttttggggtgggaaaagccaataagtcaataagttgtttttttaaaaagtgtttggctaagcttattgatgtaaaatgactaaaatggacaTTCTttcataagtcaataagttgctttttaaaaaagtgtttgtcTTAGCTTTTTTGTTTCTCTTCTCTTAATAAAAAgtttaatttaataaaaagaaacctacaaaataaaaaaatatgtctTTTACAAAAAGTTAAAACACAATAATACCATCATAGTTCTCATAGCATATTCATCCATACAATTGAAAAGATGTCATGTTCATCTCCGCAATGTCATTATATCTCCCGCAATGATATCTCGGATCGCTGCCATATACATATCATCATCATTTGTACGACGTGTAGCCTGAACTTCTTCGCGAACTTCATCGCTAGTACCACCTCCTCTAGGACTGTACGATAGAAGGGAACCAGATGATGaacgttgttgttgttgttgttgttgtaggGCACATATACATCCTTTAAGGGGTGTTAAAAAataaagggtatattggtaatttgtTGGTTGAAAAGCTATAAGCTAAAACAAGAAGTCACAATCTCCTGACTTTTCAAAAACTCCTTTTCATTCATGTCAAAAAGTCATTTTTAAAAGCCCTTTTCCATTTGCCAAACACTATAAGACCACCctagtggggcgtgatttttaaaaaaaattgcaaaaaaCGCCCGGAAACGCCCCCACCCCCATTACGGCCGGCGTTTTCCGGCGTTATCTTTGAACAAATTTGTTGCTggcgttttatttaaaacgctTCAAGGTGTTTGACTGGCCAATCAATTGACGACATgggggtttagagagagagatggaATGTGGGGTTTGATTTGGTCGGATTTTTGGCCGGATTTTACGGGTTTGCAGGTCGCAGGCATAGGCACGAAGAAGAAGAAGGGTTTGTTTTAAAACTTTGATATTGACACTTAGGCTCCTATAGTTTTAAACTTTATTATTTTCTGTTTTGACACATTAGGCCCTAAAGTAATTttttagtattgtattttttttaattttctgtgtttttattttctgtatttttattttctgtttttaattttttagtattgtattttttatgttttaaattaaaaaaaataattgggaaatgattgcatgggcgttattggaataatgccccactacaccactttatgctataatgccccatgctgactgggatgacacgtgtcgcaaAACGCCTCATGGTAGGGGCATTATATtgatttaccactacacatgatctAAGGAATAACCGAATAAGTTAGTTTGAAAAGcctagccaaacatgccctaagtaACATTTTTTGTAATTTCTCTCTACACATTCGGGGTTTAAAAGAGAGTTAAAACACTCGACACGCAACGCAACGCAACCTCAATTCCCCAAAGAGAAGTTTCTAACGAACATAACTCAAATTCAATACCAAAACTCACAACTCAAAGTTCAAGATTTTCAACAAAATCTTGAAGAACAATAATAATCACAAATGGTGGATAAAAAATCTTCAATCATCAGAGACAGAGATCGAGAACTGCTTCTACCAGTTTCCAATCCCACCAATGACGAACAATCATCTCCAAAACCCTCATCTTCTTTCTCTCATCACGCTGGCCGTGAGGTTTAAGAGATTAAAGTTTCGAAATTTTGTATCTTTTTGCTTGATTTTATCTGTTTATTATTTAATTGTTTTGATGGGTTTTGGTAATTAGGTTGATTTGCAGATGGGTTTTGGTTTATTTGAAGGAAAGATTGAATCTTGATTGATTAGGGTTTAGATGGAGTGTGCCAATTAGGGGGTGTTTGGCATTGTTTTGGGAAAGTGGGTGTTGATCATTAGTTTTGGTGTTTGGGTACAGGGATATTGTGACAATTATTATAATGTTATTTATGGGTTTGATGATCAGTTTTAAATAGGGGTGTacacgagccgagctactcgagatcggctcgtaTAAAATttcgaaacgagccgagcttaaagtAGCTTTATGAAAACTTATTCTAGtgatcagtggcgaagcttgacgttTGTGACggggggttgaaaacgtatatacacaaaaaaatttatacgaaaactacatatataacaccacTGAAGTTCGGGGGGTCTgacgcccctcccggccccttcaaagctGCGCCAATGCTAGTGATTCACATGTAAAATTTTAATCGATCCGGTTTTGACAAACATACAAACGTACCCATTGAAATCACACTCATAGCAGAGCTATTGGTAGGGTGTACAATATAGTAATCCATTTAACATAAAATGTGGCTAAGAGAACTAACGCAACGACCGTACAAAAGTAGCGTAAGGTGGTGAGTAGACTATAGAAACACTCAAATAACTGATTCTCTGATTATTTTAACCTCAAACAACAGATGCACATTCACATGCAGCACACTCTATCGTAGTATCGTTCAACCTGTTTTGTATTCTATTTCTATGTATCGTTTAAAACGCAATGCCAAACACCCCCCTAAACCTGATAATGAGGATTTAATCGGATTATGATAAGGAATTCAGATTGAGGGTTTAATCGGATCATTGTTTTCATGCAGACTTTCTCAAAGGTTCTTAGGAGTTGGGCTTCTAAGAAGTTCATGACTGGATGGTATGCAAAGTTTTCCTTCATAATATCTTTGTCTTTTCCACAACATTCTTGAAACTTAAAgataagagttaaatgccattttagtccctgtggtttgggttattttgtcagtttagtccaaaggtttcatttttcgcatgtgggtgcaaaaaggtttcaccattgccattttagtccactgggttaacttcatccattatttctgttaacgagaaaggcaattcgatcattttatatggccgaattgcccttctagttaacaaaattacatataaaatgaccgaattgcccttctcgttaatagaaaaagtggatgaagttaacctagtggactaaaatggcaaaggtgaaacctttttggacccacgggcaaaaaatgaaacctttggactaaactggcaaaatggcgcAAACCACAGgtactaaaatggcatttaactctaaagaTAATCTTGTGACACCTTTACTTCTTTTTTACATATTGCagtaaaattatatatatatgctaTGATAAAACATCATCTTGTTCTTACCATTTGACCCTTATTGCAGTGTCATCCTATTACCATTAGCTATTACTTTCTACATAACATGGTGGTTCATACATTTTGTGGACGGGTTTTTCTCTCCTATTTATGCTCAACTTGGCATAAATATATTCGGTAAGCATCTTTCTTTTGGGTtttatatttttcattttataattaatataatcTCATTTCTAGTTATTGACCATATAGTTGATAAATCTTGTAAAGTAGTTTCATTTGTTTCTTATAGCTTTCAGTATTCATCTATGTATATAGAGGTTTTTTGGATACGTATTTTCTTATGTGTTTGTTGTGAGTTGTGACTTGAAGAATTAGATTAACATAacgagtaaattacgtttttggcccctgtggttatatcacttttactatattagcccaaaataagaatttttaacatatctgcccccatggtctctataactaaccattttggcccctaagtctagagatcatgggggccaaaatggttagttatagagaccatgggggccaaaatggttagttatagagaccatgggggccaaaatggttagttatagagaccatgggggccaaaatggttagacttaggggccaaaatggttagttatagagaccatgggggaagatatgttaaaaattcttattttgggctaatatagtaaaagtgatataaccacaggggccaaaaacgtaatttactcttaacaTAATCTATTGATTAAAGGTTTGGATAGTTATGTAATTTTACTTTTGTGTTAATAATCAGTTATCTTGCAGCAACTCCTTGTGTGTTTCTGCAAACCGGATTAATTTGAGTCATTGGACCGTTAATAATCATATAATAAAAATCAAAATCGTTTTTTGTCAAACCCTCAAAAATGATTAGCGCTTCTTCACTTAATCACATCCAAACACTAAATCTTTAAaactgattatttgattattatgTCTTTTTAGGTCTCGGGTTTGTGACGTCAGTGACGTTCATATTTGTGGTGGGAATCTTTATGTCATCATGGTTGGGTGCATCGGTTTTAAGTCTCGGAGAATGGTTCATCAAACGCATGCCATTTGTTCGCCATATTTATGACGCCTCAAAACAGATCAGCACCGCCATATCGCCAGGTGGGCCGTCGTTAATTCTTATCTTGTACTAATTTACGGGGCCCGCAAATACTTAAACTGTCTAAAATGCAGATCAAAACTCACGAGCCTTCAAGGAAGTTGTAATAATTAAGCATCCTCGTGCTGGTGAATTTGCGTTCGGGTTCATTACTTCCTCCTTCATTCTCCAGGTGAATCTTTTAAGGGGATTTTTGTTTATTGCATTTTATGAAAGCACATAAATAACATTTTTTAGTGTTTGGATGAAGAAAAATAATGtctaaaatgccattttcgtccatgaggtttggccagttttgcgactttcgtccaaaggtttgctTTTCCCCATCTGGATCCtaaaggtttgaaatctttccgttttcatccagctcgttaaccccattcatttttcttcgttaagtatggggtatttccgtctttttgttaacttaaagggcaattcaggggtatttggtctttttacataaagtgaaaaggccgaattgcccttcatattaacaaaaaagatggaaatacccttgacttaacctagaaaaatggatggagttaaccggccggatgaaaatggcaaggtttcaaaccttttggatccagatgcggaaaagcaaatctttggacgaaagtcgcaaaactggacaaacctcagggacgaaaatcgTATTTTACTAACGTTTGCTTAGTTCATATGATCAGacttttttattgattttttttttttttttttgaaaaacagagTTATACAGGAGAGGAAAAATTGTATTCGGTATATGTCCCAACAAACCATCTCTACATCGGTGATATATTCTTGGTGAATTCAAAAGACGTTGTCCGACCAAACTTATCTGTTCGTGAAGGAATAGGCAAGTTATCCTTTACCGTGTATATAAGTAACAATATTGTTTGTGTTAGTAATCATAATTAACGCATTCGGTATTCATAAAACAagattaaaaatcttttttttttgttggtgcAGAAATTGTTGTCTCGGGGGGCATGTCAATGCCGCAAGTTCTAACAACGTTCGATTCAGGCATTAACGAATATGGACCTAGAAATAACCCAAGTTGAGAGTTTATGTGAATATTTGAGAGTTTAACTTGTTAGTTTTTGCACTtcttgatgaaaaaaaaaaaggtttaaaaaaacatttaaagTAGTCTTGGTTATAAATTTCAGGTTCATTTGGCAGCTAgatgtataacattttttttgtttagGGACAATATATTCATGCATAGGCCATACAAGTCATACATACAATTTGCCCATTTTGAAGTATAGACCCTTGAAATGACATTTTAAAAGTAAGTTATCtcatagagtaaattacgtttttggcccgtgtggttatatcacttttactatattagcctaaAATAAGGATTTTTAACGTATCtacccccatggtctctataactaaccattttcgctcctaagtctaaccattttagcccccatggtctcgataactaaccattttggcccccatgatctctagacttaggggccaaaatggttagttatagaaaccatgggggcagatatgttaaaaattcttattttgggctaatatagtaaaagtgatataactgtaggggccaaaaacgtaatatACTCTATCTCATAAATGAAAATCGCATTAAAGTACATATATTTTGCTTGTAATTTATCTCTGTTTAAACAGGTCAAACAGATTGACAGGTTGTACATGAATTGTGATAAGTTATAATCGGATTAAACGAGTCATAAACATGGTAATGAGGTTGTAACCGGTGGTTATAGACATGCGCACACACAAAAGTTTAATATTAAAGGGGTTAACAGGTCAACTCAAACATTACATGTTTGTTTCAAATGTGGAAACAACTCGAACTTGATAGACAACTCAAAACTTGAAAACCAAATCTGACCCGAATCAACCGATTAAAACCTTAGTATTTACCCAACACACGTTTTCGTGCAATCAAACGTCTAGGCTTCGAAGCAACCGGCTTTTCTTCTTCGCTATCTTCACTATCCAACACAATCACTCCTTCAGCTTCACACAATCCTTGTTCCAAAGTTTCTTCATCGTTTTTAGAAACATTTGTATCCGAAACTTCATCATCTACTCTCAAATACATGTTACGATTATGTTTTCCTTCTAGCGTTTGGAGCGGCTTTCGTGGAAGTTTTGAAACAGGAGTTGAAACTTTATCATCATTTTTCTTGTTCTGCGGTATGCCTAAAAATGGTGTAGACGGTTTCTTTCCGGTCAAACCTAGCTTCTTGCGTTTCGGGTTAGTTAAACCAGTTCCATCAAAGGATTTCTTTTGATCCTTTAACAAGTTTTCCTTTTGTGCATCAAGATCATGAACCACGGTTGAATCCAATACATGATCTTTACCGTGTTGTACATTCTTGCTAGAAAGACATAGTTTCTTCGAGCTAATAACCGGTCGTTCGTTACATTGATCACGATCAGAGCTAATAACCGGTGGTTTGTTATATTGAACATGATCAGAGTTCATTGCGGTCAAAACATGATCTTTACCATACTCAAATGACGTATCTTTTGAACCTTCTTTTGGTTCTTGTATCGGTGACTGACGTACTGTGTTTGACGTGATTTCATTCATACCCGTATCACGTTCCCGTGCGTTTGATCCTGAATACGAAGCATCCAGTGACAGCTTTCTACCCGTCCCTGAAAGCTTTTTAAAACTTGCAGCGTACTCGCGCAGATCAGTTTTCACCGGTTCTGGTGGTTTATCTTCACTCTACAAGtagtaaaatttaaaaaatcaacACATACATTCACCGTTTatactatgcagttaatatcgccAATGTACCGATATATTGCAGGGCCGACCCTGaaaattcgtgtaccctgttcgagcttgtAAAAACGTGCGGCCTTAACAAAATTGGGTATTGACTATTGATCTCACTAAAAGTCTAAACCCAATGCCAATGAGCTAATagctaatctaaaccataagaatagttttgtaagtagacctatgttggtgtttgtacgAGTATACCTTATTAAGAAAATATTTAACATATACTTATCGggtttttttcataaaataacgtgcccttcgaaatatcgggccctggccggtggtcctccccgcccaccctcagggccggccatgtatatcggttatcggtcccttCGTGAGATATCGATATCGGTGcaaaatatatgtcaaataatcggtaccgatattatcagtgatatttgaccaatatatcactgattttcccgatatcagtacctttcttcttggttctaccattcgtctttcttcttactGCTGCTAGGAGTGTTATAACTCTAAATTGTTAGTGTTTTAAATCTTAATTAGTTCCTAGTTGCTACTAGGGCAAGCCCAAAGGCTcaagagctactcgtgatcggctcggttaaaagctcgaacgattCGAGCCCTAACGAGCCCAAGCCCGAGCTCGAggctgaaatagagctcgtttagttatcgagcccgagcctgaaatacaaagctcgtttaggctcgcgagcccaaACGAGCCTAATcaaaattttagttttttatatatataatataataatgatgatgataacattggtgagctgagctcgagccgagctttggctcgctTAATCGCTGTTGAAACGAGCTCGAGCTGAGCTTTTAGCTCATTTGAGGTTGTTCTCGaaatagctcgagccgagctcgagctttgggttttactcgcgagccgagctcgagccgagctttggctcgctTAATCGCTGTTGAAACGAGCTCGAGCTGAGCTTTTAGCTCATTTGAGGTTGTTCTCGaaatagctcgagccgagctcgagctttgggttttactcgcgagccgagctcgagctcgagcttcataaaaacataacgagccgagctcgagcctagtcgggctcgggctcggctcgtttacacccctagttgctacaattgttagtgttttgcaagttgcaaaaggttaatttgttaatgatAGAAAAGTATACTAAACtcttagtgttaaattgctatatatgaATTCAGCATGATATTAAAAGTTACCCATATCCCACCACGATAACCGATATCTgattttttaccgcattaactgcttagagcttgtgtagtGGGGCGCTATATGCCATCATAAAGCCCCTATAAAGCCCCAAACACCACTACAGGGGGCTTTATGAGATAAAAGATGGTGAGTGGCGCTATACATATAGCGcttgatgggggggggggggggaggattTCAAAAATGGACCAATAAAAAAAAGCAAgtgttttttaattaattaataaattttaaaattaataattaggtaatgataggtaggggctttatgactacgggctctagtgatataacgccccataaagcccctgtgtgacgtggcacgacacgtgtcgtaTAACGCCCCACAagaggctttatgactacggatggccttagCATTTAATCGTTACTCTTCACCTGCTTTTCAAGCAACACATACATACCATGATTGAATCGGTGACAAATTGAATCCCACCGTTATTCGGACTTGAATCAGATCTGGCGAATTTTTCGGTCATAGATCTTGCTTTCTGGTCGAAAACTTGTTTGTTGTATTTATACTCCCTGCTCTACACAttgcaacacacacacacacatatgctGATCAGTACTTTATATGCCATTGTGTGTATCATTGACAAAATAGGACCAAATTATATAAAGAATATTCACTCACAGCTTCACACATTAGTCCATCATCAGGATTGGGTTCACTGAGTAACAACCCAATGCTCGTAAGAACAGTTGAAATGTTCAAAGATGGCTGCCATGCACCCTGATTCAGATAAATCAGAGTAAAACAAGATGCAATTAGCATTTTTCTTGCGGTGACCAAACACAAGAAATTGTGCAGCGGCAACCAACATGTGTTTAAACCATTTGCATTTAATACTTTTGGTTTCCTTGCGTGTGGAGCTACTTAGTCGAGTCCAACGGGTCATGTAGTGACGGAACTTGAACAACTAAAGTGGGGGGCCGAAAATATTACACATAAAAAACCAAATTTTTGTAGCCCAAAATAGCTTTGAAAAACACATGTTAGATTTGGACTTTTGGAATAGGAGGGGCTAGgactgcaaacgaaccgaacgaacacgaacaaggccttttttgtgttcgtttgttaaagaaatatatgtgttcatgaacacttaccgaacgagattttatgttcgtgttcgtttgttaaggaaatgaacatgttcgtgttcgtttgtgtttgtgtttgttttaggcaacgaacattcatgaacagaatatatcaTACACCGTAACACcgatacttattaaatattttatttgtcagaattttgagatatttaaataaaatataaaaactaaaaagactaatgaactatcgaacataaatgaacgaacacggcttctgttcatgttcgttcatttaactaaacaaacgaacttcccgtcaAACAATTTACAAACTGTTCGCTGATAGTTTGGTTCGTTTGTAGCATAGGAGAGGCAAAACCACATAAAACTAAGATTATTTAAACAATCAAACCCGATGAGCTAAAACTTATACTTCTAGTCCCTAATATGTTCCACCCTTGAGGTCATGCATAGTACTGTTATGACCCCAAGATCTATGAATGTAGCTTTGAAAAGACATAGTTTTGTCATTCAAAAAGGGCTAGCGGGATAGCTTGTCACCCGTTTTCAATGTATTAGATAAACACTTAGCATCCAATGGGATTATGCCACCTAAATTAACCAAAGAACTCACCTTTGGAGGGAGGTTTAGAATATCAAGACAGATTCGCCCTCCGGTGTCAATATTTGGATGGTATATGGGAGTCCCAAATGTCACAATCGGCGGCTGAAACGGATACCTACAGATTCCCACATAATCGAAACACATAACTCATACAGACAAaacatcaaacacttggtgtgcacaaAACAAACCCATTCAAATCCCACCTTTCAGGTATCTGAATCTTAATCTTGAACACCCCTTTTTCATAAACAGTACCTTCAGGACCCTCGATCTCTGTTCAATCACAAACAAACCAATCATAAGTTAGAAAACTTGCATGCGGGTGTTGCAGTGTGAACTTACGGGCATCAATGGCGGTTAGAGAGGAGGACTGAAGATCGGAAGAAGGAGAGAGGTGCGGGAAAGAAGCTCCCGGCGGTGGGTCGGTGAGGAGGAGTTTTAGTTCTTTTTGCATTCGGAGATTGAGTCTTGCTGCTTGTGCCATTGCCGGGTTTTGATGACGTCAGCACTTTCCGGTGATCTGTTTGTTGGGTTTTGTTTTGTAAGTTTTGGGTGGATTGGGTTGGGTTATTGgttttgaaattttgtgtgtttgaATTTGAGTTTTTGGAGGTTTAAGTTAATAGCGCGGGCCATTTAAACATTTTAACACTTCTTTATGTTTAAAGTAATCGGGTTTAAGTTAGGATAACCGGGTTCAGGTAAGTTTCAGGTCGACCCATTTAACTAA
The sequence above is drawn from the Helianthus annuus cultivar XRQ/B chromosome 12, HanXRQr2.0-SUNRISE, whole genome shotgun sequence genome and encodes:
- the LOC110893787 gene encoding protein LIKE COV 1; translation: MVDKKSSIIRDRDRELLLPVSNPTNDEQSSPKPSSSFSHHAGRETFSKVLRSWASKKFMTGCVILLPLAITFYITWWFIHFVDGFFSPIYAQLGINIFGLGFVTSVTFIFVVGIFMSSWLGASVLSLGEWFIKRMPFVRHIYDASKQISTAISPDQNSRAFKEVVIIKHPRAGEFAFGFITSSFILQSYTGEEKLYSVYVPTNHLYIGDIFLVNSKDVVRPNLSVREGIEIVVSGGMSMPQVLTTFDSGINEYGPRNNPS
- the LOC110893786 gene encoding probable ubiquitin-conjugating enzyme E2 37, with protein sequence MAQAARLNLRMQKELKLLLTDPPPGASFPHLSPSSDLQSSSLTAIDAQIEGPEGTVYEKGVFKIKIQIPERYPFQPPIVTFGTPIYHPNIDTGGRICLDILNLPPKGAWQPSLNISTVLTSIGLLLSEPNPDDGLMCEASREYKYNKQVFDQKARSMTEKFARSDSSPNNGGIQFVTDSIMSEDKPPEPVKTDLREYAASFKKLSGTGRKLSLDASYSGSNARERDTGMNEITSNTVRQSPIQEPKEGSKDTSFEYGKDHVLTAMNSDHVQYNKPPVISSDRDQCNERPVISSKKLCLSSKNVQHGKDHVLDSTVVHDLDAQKENLLKDQKKSFDGTGLTNPKRKKLGLTGKKPSTPFLGIPQNKKNDDKVSTPVSKLPRKPLQTLEGKHNRNMYLRVDDEVSDTNVSKNDEETLEQGLCEAEGVIVLDSEDSEEEKPVASKPRRLIARKRVLGKY